One stretch of Rana temporaria chromosome 10, aRanTem1.1, whole genome shotgun sequence DNA includes these proteins:
- the LOC120916542 gene encoding prostatic spermine-binding protein-like, producing MASQKVWLLCLLVTVICSFQANLLPGVHGQVQAVGQDHDDDDVDDNDDNDHIAHDGDDKNDDDVDDDVDDDDKDDDDDDDDDKDDDDDDKDDDDDDKYDDDDDNDSDDDNDDDDDDDDDNDDDDDGDDDDQIVKKHDDDDNDDDDDDDDDDDDDDDDNDDDNDDDDDDDDDQAKNQEDDDDDDDDDDDDDDDDEGN from the coding sequence ATGGCCTCACAAAAAGTTTGGCTGTTGTGCCTTCTGGTCACAGTTATTTGCTCATTCCAGGCAAACTTATTGCCTGGGGTACATGGACAGGTGCAAGCTGTAGGCCAAGATCATGATGACGACGATGTTGATGACAATGATGATAATGATCATATAGCCCATGATGGAGATGACAAAAATGACGATGACGTTGATGATGATGTCGACGACGATGATAAAGATGATGATGACGATGACGACGACGATAAAGATGATGACGACGACGATAAAGATGATGATGACGATGATaaatatgatgatgatgatgacaatgacagtgatgacGACAATGATGACGACGACGACGATGATGACGACAATGATGACGATGATGACGGCGATGACGATGATCAAATTGTAAAGAAACATGATGATGATGAcaacgatgatgatgatgatgatgatgatgatgatgatgatgacgacgATGATAATGATGACgacaatgatgatgatgatgatgatgatgatgaccaagcaaaaaatcaggaagatgacgatgatgatgatgatgatgatgatgatgatgatgatgatgatgaaggtaACTAA